One genomic window of Pseudomonadales bacterium includes the following:
- the rpsR gene encoding 30S ribosomal protein S18, giving the protein MSRQQQQFRRRKFCRFTAEKTVEIDYKDLDVLKAYITETGKIVPSRITGTSAKYQRQLATAIKRARYLALLPYTDQHFR; this is encoded by the coding sequence ATGTCACGCCAACAACAGCAATTTCGTCGCCGCAAGTTCTGCCGCTTCACCGCTGAGAAGACCGTAGAGATCGATTACAAAGATCTCGATGTGCTCAAAGCGTACATCACCGAAACCGGCAAAATCGTTCCTAGCCGCATCACCGGTACTAGCGCCAAATATCAGCGCCAGTTGGCCACAGCCATCAAGCGCGCACGCTACTTGGCTCTGCTGCCTTACACCGATCAACATTTCAGATAA
- a CDS encoding glucose 1-dehydrogenase, whose product MLAEQFSLKGKVAIVTGGGKGIGKAIGLAFAEAGATVVFAARTQADLDAVVTQAKTFGGNALGVQCDVLVDAQLQQLVITTVEHFKRIDILVNNAGGTMPKPMGKISAESFRRALDFNLTSAFLLSQYALPHLRASRGNIINIASAAGRLVQPLFTSYGTVKAGLIHLTKMMAAELAPDVRVNVISPGSIMTEALEAFIDTDNREKMRKLTPMQVLGKPQDIAMAALYLASPAARWVTGKDLQVDGGTENTNL is encoded by the coding sequence ATGCTCGCTGAACAGTTCTCACTGAAAGGAAAAGTCGCCATCGTCACCGGTGGCGGCAAAGGCATCGGCAAAGCCATCGGCCTTGCCTTTGCTGAAGCGGGCGCAACGGTGGTTTTTGCTGCGCGCACACAAGCGGATTTAGATGCAGTGGTCACGCAAGCCAAAACTTTTGGTGGCAATGCACTCGGCGTGCAGTGTGATGTTTTGGTTGATGCACAACTGCAGCAATTGGTTATCACCACAGTAGAGCATTTCAAGCGCATTGATATTTTGGTGAACAATGCCGGCGGCACAATGCCAAAACCAATGGGAAAAATCAGCGCAGAATCTTTTCGCCGCGCTTTGGATTTCAATCTCACCAGCGCATTTTTATTATCGCAATACGCACTGCCGCATTTGCGCGCCAGTCGCGGCAATATCATCAACATTGCCTCGGCTGCCGGTCGTTTAGTGCAGCCATTATTTACTTCCTACGGCACAGTCAAAGCAGGCTTAATTCATTTAACCAAAATGATGGCAGCAGAATTAGCACCTGATGTGCGCGTCAATGTCATCAGCCCCGGCTCCATCATGACGGAAGCGTTGGAAGCGTTTATTGATACCGATAACCGCGAAAAAATGCGCAAACTGACACCCATGCAAGTCCTCGGCAAACCGCAAGATATCGCCATGGCTGCGCTGTATCTCGCCTCACCCGCTGCCCGTTGGGTGACGGGAAAAGATCTGCAAGTGGATGGCGGAACAGAAAATACCAATCTATAA
- a CDS encoding M15 family metallopeptidase, protein MMEVNWEAWVGQSRDALVQVDEQSALLLHNEVLPHWQDLVVRAATAGFDLQIASAWRGFDRQLAIWNGKASGQRPVLDAQSQPLDIACLSEDELLFAMLRWSAIPGCSRHHWGTDLDVYDAAAVPADYRVQLTPDECVGTGPFAKFHCWLDEQLQEPNAVFYRPYHTDCGGIAPERWHLSCKPIADRYEHLLDEKKLLDWLMAQDIVLKERIRVHWREIFQRFVQIP, encoded by the coding sequence ATGATGGAAGTAAATTGGGAAGCATGGGTTGGGCAGTCGCGGGATGCTTTGGTGCAGGTTGATGAACAATCTGCATTGCTGCTGCACAACGAAGTGTTGCCGCATTGGCAAGATCTAGTGGTGCGTGCTGCAACAGCAGGCTTTGATTTGCAGATCGCCAGCGCGTGGCGCGGTTTTGATCGTCAGCTAGCGATTTGGAATGGCAAGGCCTCAGGGCAGCGTCCGGTATTGGATGCCCAAAGCCAGCCGCTGGATATTGCCTGTTTGTCAGAGGATGAACTGTTGTTTGCGATGCTGCGCTGGTCCGCTATCCCCGGCTGCTCGCGTCACCATTGGGGCACGGACTTGGATGTGTACGACGCCGCTGCCGTGCCTGCAGACTACCGCGTGCAATTGACGCCGGATGAATGTGTAGGCACAGGGCCTTTTGCGAAATTTCACTGCTGGTTGGACGAGCAGCTACAAGAGCCGAACGCGGTTTTTTATCGCCCGTATCACACAGACTGCGGCGGCATTGCGCCTGAGCGCTGGCATTTATCCTGTAAACCAATTGCTGATCGCTACGAGCATTTATTGGATGAGAAAAAATTATTGGATTGGTTGATGGCGCAAGACATCGTGCTGAAAGAGCGCATTCGCGTACACTGGCGCGAAATTTTTCAACGCTTTGTGCAGATTCCTTGA
- the msbA gene encoding lipid A export permease/ATP-binding protein MsbA, with the protein MKKIVSASPDSDMQVYWRLLRYTKPVLGLFAISMVGFVAFGLLQPLLPELLKQMVKAIEVKDVSHRWQLPLMAVGIFAAQGVASFIGNYFMAQVAGAIVRNIQIEIFNKLTILPSSYFDTTPAGQSIARITSSVGMVTGAITSAIIIVIREGTVVIGMIGYIFYQNWMLSLAFVVIAPIIGLLVRYVGGRFHKISHKMQDVAGDTLQVAGEMIHGYRVMRSFGGETYEKNRFADATHRNFLLYMKMQKVAALNTPVMQLIVSLAIAGILYMILSPAMLEKYSTADLVAYLTAVAMLPKPIRQLSGTNGAIQKGIAGAQKIFEILDMQAEHDEGTVLCSRAKGDIEIRGLSFSYQGAQDLALKNIQVTIPAGKTAALVGRSGSGKSTLASLLPRFYDYEQGEILLDGVPIKQYTLASLRQQIASVTQHVVLFNDTVANNIAYGDLAGMPREKILAAAQAANAMEFIEKLPHGLDTEIGENGLQLSGGQRQRLAIARALLKDAPVLILDEATSALDNESEAKIQQALERVMENRTTLVVAHRLSTIENADLILVMDHGNILERGTHAELLAQDGYYARLYRSGFDEVG; encoded by the coding sequence ATGAAAAAAATTGTTTCAGCCAGCCCAGACAGCGATATGCAGGTCTATTGGCGTTTATTGCGCTACACCAAACCGGTTTTGGGTTTGTTTGCTATCAGCATGGTGGGTTTTGTTGCATTTGGATTGCTGCAGCCGTTGTTGCCGGAATTGTTAAAGCAAATGGTGAAAGCGATTGAAGTGAAAGATGTGTCGCATCGCTGGCAATTGCCACTGATGGCTGTGGGAATTTTTGCCGCACAAGGTGTTGCATCCTTTATTGGTAATTATTTTATGGCACAAGTTGCTGGTGCGATTGTGCGCAATATCCAGATAGAGATTTTTAATAAATTAACCATACTGCCATCAAGTTATTTTGATACCACACCCGCCGGACAAAGTATTGCGCGTATTACTAGCAGTGTAGGTATGGTCACCGGCGCAATCACCAGCGCAATCATTATTGTGATTCGTGAAGGTACAGTAGTGATCGGCATGATTGGTTATATTTTTTATCAAAATTGGATGCTGTCTCTGGCATTCGTGGTTATCGCACCGATCATCGGTTTACTGGTGCGTTATGTGGGAGGTCGTTTCCATAAAATCAGTCACAAAATGCAGGATGTCGCCGGTGATACTTTACAAGTGGCGGGTGAAATGATTCATGGGTATAGAGTCATGCGTAGCTTTGGCGGTGAAACTTATGAAAAAAATCGCTTTGCTGATGCTACGCATCGCAATTTTTTGCTGTATATGAAAATGCAAAAAGTGGCAGCATTAAATACACCCGTGATGCAGCTAATTGTTTCGCTGGCGATTGCAGGAATTCTTTACATGATTCTAAGCCCTGCCATGTTGGAGAAATATAGTACGGCGGATTTGGTGGCCTACCTCACGGCAGTGGCGATGCTGCCAAAACCCATTCGCCAATTGAGTGGCACCAATGGCGCGATTCAAAAAGGTATTGCCGGTGCACAGAAAATTTTTGAAATTTTGGATATGCAGGCAGAGCACGATGAAGGTACTGTTTTATGTTCGCGTGCAAAGGGCGATATCGAGATTCGTGGTTTAAGTTTTTCTTATCAAGGTGCGCAAGATTTGGCGTTGAAAAATATCCAAGTCACTATTCCTGCGGGGAAAACGGCAGCACTGGTAGGTCGTTCCGGTAGCGGCAAATCTACTTTAGCGAGTTTGCTACCGCGCTTTTATGATTACGAACAGGGCGAAATTTTGTTGGACGGTGTGCCGATTAAACAGTACACCTTGGCAAGCTTGCGTCAGCAAATCGCTTCCGTTACGCAGCATGTGGTGTTGTTTAACGATACGGTGGCTAACAATATCGCTTACGGCGATTTGGCGGGTATGCCGCGTGAAAAAATTCTCGCAGCTGCACAAGCGGCGAATGCGATGGAGTTCATCGAGAAATTACCGCACGGCTTGGATACAGAAATTGGTGAAAATGGTTTGCAGTTATCGGGCGGTCAGCGCCAGCGTTTAGCGATTGCGCGTGCATTGTTAAAAGATGCGCCAGTGTTAATTTTGGATGAAGCAACTTCGGCGCTGGATAATGAATCGGAAGCAAAAATTCAGCAGGCGTTAGAACGCGTGATGGAAAATCGAACCACTTTGGTTGTCGCGCATCGTTTATCCACCATTGAAAACGCCGATTTAATTTTGGTCATGGATCATGGCAATATTTTGGAACGCGGCACCCACGCTGAATTGTTGGCACAGGATGGATACTACGCGCGACTTTATCGTTCAGGATTTGATGAGGTAGGTTGA
- the dnaB gene encoding replicative DNA helicase → MTTSFDTAITGSDSTADSALLRTPPHSLEAEQAVIGGLLIDHQSFDQVLEVLQARDFYNPDNRLIFTTMMRLSENSKPLDIVTVSELLDQSGELSKVGGIAHLAELARHTPGTANLLTYANVVRERSVLRQLIRTAHTIADRGYTPDGRDSGDILAEAEKSIADLAEQRPNEGGFTTANVLLSDALQRISELSQSDSAITGLDTGFYKLNEMTAGLQPADLIILAARPSMGKTALAVNLAENILLRQEKPVLIFSLEMPARSIIFRMLSSVGRINQGHMLNGKLELDEWEKLSAAMVKIQDRPLFIDDTPAISPAEMRARIRKLERDHGQIGLVVVDYLQLMRAPSASEGRTAEVSEISRSLKAIAKEFNCPLIALSQLNRAVESRPNKRPTNADLRDSGAIEQDADLIMFIYRDEKYNPESPDKGTAEIIIGKHRNGPIGDFKLAFQDRFTRFDNLASSSDSANKY, encoded by the coding sequence ATGACCACCAGTTTCGACACAGCCATCACCGGCAGTGACAGCACCGCTGACAGCGCACTGCTGCGCACACCGCCGCACTCGCTAGAAGCCGAACAAGCCGTGATTGGCGGCCTGCTGATCGATCACCAAAGTTTTGATCAAGTGCTAGAAGTGCTGCAAGCGCGCGACTTCTACAACCCAGACAACCGCCTGATTTTCACCACCATGATGCGGCTGTCGGAAAACAGCAAGCCGCTGGACATCGTCACCGTTTCCGAGCTGTTAGATCAAAGCGGCGAACTCAGCAAAGTCGGCGGCATTGCGCATCTCGCTGAACTCGCACGACACACCCCAGGCACAGCCAACCTGCTGACTTACGCCAATGTCGTGCGCGAACGCTCCGTGTTGCGCCAACTCATTCGCACCGCGCACACTATCGCCGATCGCGGCTATACACCGGATGGTCGCGACAGCGGCGACATCTTGGCGGAAGCGGAAAAAAGTATCGCAGACCTTGCTGAGCAACGCCCCAATGAAGGTGGCTTCACCACAGCAAATGTATTGCTGTCAGATGCACTACAACGCATCAGTGAGTTGTCTCAATCTGACAGCGCGATCACCGGTCTAGATACAGGCTTTTACAAACTGAACGAAATGACAGCTGGACTGCAACCCGCAGACCTCATCATTCTTGCTGCGCGCCCCTCAATGGGCAAAACAGCATTGGCTGTAAATCTCGCTGAAAATATTTTGTTGCGTCAAGAAAAGCCCGTGCTGATTTTTAGCTTGGAAATGCCAGCACGCTCTATCATTTTCCGTATGTTGTCCTCTGTCGGGCGCATCAACCAAGGACACATGCTCAACGGAAAATTAGAACTAGACGAGTGGGAGAAGCTATCTGCCGCCATGGTCAAAATACAAGATCGCCCATTGTTTATTGATGACACGCCAGCTATTTCTCCCGCAGAAATGCGCGCACGAATTCGCAAACTAGAGCGCGATCACGGCCAGATTGGCTTGGTCGTTGTGGATTATTTGCAATTGATGCGCGCACCCAGCGCTTCTGAAGGCAGAACAGCGGAAGTCTCGGAAATTTCGCGCTCACTGAAAGCAATCGCCAAAGAATTTAATTGCCCGTTGATCGCACTCTCACAGCTCAACCGCGCCGTAGAAAGCCGCCCCAACAAACGACCCACCAATGCCGACTTGCGTGATTCCGGCGCCATCGAACAGGATGCGGATCTCATCATGTTTATTTATCGCGACGAAAAATATAACCCAGAGTCGCCGGACAAAGGCACAGCAGAAATCATTATCGGCAAACACCGCAATGGCCCCATCGGCGATTTCAAGCTCGCGTTTCAAGATCGCTTCACGCGTTTTGATAACTTAGCCAGCTCATCCGATTCTGCTAACAAATACTGA
- the folK gene encoding 2-amino-4-hydroxy-6-hydroxymethyldihydropteridine diphosphokinase — MNRVYLGLGSNIEREQRITAALDALQKQFGQLVISSVYESEAVGFAGDHFLNLVVGIDTVMSVGELSTCLRHIEHENGRARSSERFAARTLDIDILTYGNTSGKMDGIQLPRDEILKNAFVLLPLAEIAGEEIHPTEKQSYAALWRAYSKEQKLWAIDFSWRDKKISSGKAL, encoded by the coding sequence GTGAACAGGGTTTATCTCGGCCTAGGCAGCAATATTGAGCGTGAGCAACGCATCACAGCGGCGTTAGATGCACTGCAAAAACAATTCGGCCAGTTGGTAATTTCTTCCGTGTATGAAAGCGAAGCGGTGGGTTTTGCTGGCGATCATTTTCTCAACTTGGTGGTGGGAATTGATACGGTGATGAGCGTGGGTGAGCTCTCTACTTGTTTGCGTCATATCGAACATGAAAATGGTCGCGCGCGCAGTTCAGAACGTTTTGCCGCGCGCACACTGGATATCGACATCCTAACTTACGGCAACACGAGTGGAAAAATGGATGGCATTCAGTTGCCGCGCGATGAAATTTTGAAAAACGCTTTCGTATTGCTGCCCTTGGCGGAAATTGCTGGCGAAGAAATTCATCCCACAGAAAAACAGAGCTATGCCGCCTTGTGGCGCGCTTACAGCAAAGAGCAAAAATTATGGGCGATCGATTTTTCTTGGCGCGATAAAAAAATCAGCAGTGGGAAAGCGCTGTGA
- the folB gene encoding dihydroneopterin aldolase, which produces MDIVYIRDLRIETIIGIFAWEREVLQVVSLDLEMATDIRAAAESDDISDALDYKTISKRLIQFVSENHYQLLEALAEAVADIVRTEFGVQWLRLRISKPGALRGAQDVGLVIERGEKPA; this is translated from the coding sequence ATGGATATTGTTTACATTCGTGATCTGCGTATCGAAACCATCATCGGCATTTTTGCGTGGGAGCGCGAAGTGTTACAGGTGGTGAGTTTAGATTTAGAAATGGCGACTGACATTCGCGCCGCTGCCGAAAGCGATGACATCAGCGACGCGCTGGATTACAAAACCATTTCTAAGCGTCTGATTCAGTTTGTCAGCGAAAATCACTACCAATTACTTGAAGCTTTAGCCGAAGCGGTTGCCGATATCGTGCGCACAGAGTTCGGTGTGCAATGGTTGCGTTTGCGTATCAGCAAACCCGGTGCATTGCGCGGCGCGCAAGATGTGGGCTTAGTGATTGAGCGTGGAGAAAAACCAGCGTGA
- the thiE gene encoding thiamine phosphate synthase yields the protein MLRYHGLYAITDDTLDDQLFFAVEAALSGGCRWVQYRSKRNAKQREQDAKQLLVLCHRYQASLLINDDVALAQTVGADGVHLGQDDLPLTEARRVLGDQAIIGITCHDSLALAQAAERDGANYVAFGRFFPSNTKQSAPSADLSILRDAKTQLRIPVVAIGGITLDNAPMVLREGADMLAVVGDLFFAPDIAAQARAYTALFNEHTYDAF from the coding sequence ATGCTGCGCTATCACGGTCTCTACGCTATTACTGACGACACATTGGACGATCAATTATTTTTTGCTGTTGAAGCCGCGCTCTCTGGTGGCTGCCGCTGGGTGCAATATCGCAGCAAGCGCAACGCCAAGCAGCGCGAACAAGATGCCAAGCAGCTATTGGTTCTTTGTCATCGCTATCAAGCAAGTCTGCTCATCAACGACGATGTTGCGCTGGCACAAACCGTCGGTGCTGACGGCGTGCATCTGGGGCAAGACGATCTACCCCTCACTGAAGCGCGGCGCGTGTTGGGCGATCAAGCCATCATTGGTATCACCTGCCACGATTCCTTGGCGCTAGCGCAGGCAGCAGAGCGAGACGGCGCGAACTATGTCGCCTTCGGACGATTTTTTCCTTCCAACACTAAACAATCTGCACCGTCAGCCGATTTATCAATTTTGCGTGACGCAAAAACTCAGTTGCGTATTCCCGTGGTGGCGATAGGGGGTATTACGCTGGATAATGCGCCGATGGTTTTACGCGAAGGCGCAGACATGCTCGCCGTTGTTGGCGATTTATTTTTCGCACCCGATATCGCAGCACAAGCGCGAGCTTACACCGCGCTGTTTAATGAGCACACTTATGACGCATTCTGA
- a CDS encoding LLM class F420-dependent oxidoreductase, which yields MKLGLHLGYWNRNPYPGIEIAKEAENLGYDSIWTAEAYGSDCVSPLAWLGSHTSKIKLGTSVMQISARTPTCAAMTALTMDHLSNGRFQLGIGVSGPQVVEGWYGQGFKKPLERTKEWMNIFRQVIKREQPLQFQGNQYQLPFQGANSLGLGKPLKSITHPLRPHIPVFMGAEGPKNIELATQIADGWFPIFVSPYRMNIFDESLKNKPDNFEIAAMVQVNVNDNLKDALFPTKMMLALYVGGMGAKDENFHKNLMERMGFDVQEVQDKYLAGDHMGAFEAVPDALADEISLSGSIDRIKERITDWKKSQVTTIMISRTDDPNADVSRIRQFAEMVL from the coding sequence ATGAAACTTGGTTTACATCTCGGTTACTGGAACCGCAACCCTTACCCTGGCATTGAAATTGCGAAAGAAGCAGAAAATCTTGGCTACGATTCCATTTGGACAGCAGAAGCTTACGGTTCTGATTGCGTTTCACCGCTGGCTTGGCTCGGCTCACACACCAGTAAAATCAAACTCGGCACTTCGGTGATGCAAATTTCTGCACGCACGCCCACTTGCGCTGCGATGACGGCATTGACGATGGATCATTTGTCCAACGGCCGCTTTCAATTGGGCATCGGCGTTTCCGGCCCACAAGTGGTGGAAGGTTGGTACGGGCAAGGTTTCAAAAAACCTTTGGAACGCACCAAAGAATGGATGAATATTTTTCGCCAAGTGATCAAGCGCGAACAGCCGCTACAATTTCAAGGCAACCAATATCAACTACCTTTCCAAGGCGCAAACTCACTGGGCTTGGGCAAACCGCTGAAATCCATCACGCATCCACTGCGCCCACATATCCCTGTTTTTATGGGTGCGGAAGGCCCTAAAAATATTGAGCTCGCCACACAAATTGCTGACGGTTGGTTTCCTATTTTTGTGTCGCCGTATCGCATGAACATTTTTGACGAATCGTTGAAAAACAAACCCGACAATTTTGAAATTGCGGCGATGGTGCAAGTGAATGTCAACGACAACCTCAAAGACGCGCTGTTCCCCACCAAGATGATGTTGGCACTGTATGTCGGCGGCATGGGCGCGAAAGATGAAAACTTCCACAAAAATTTGATGGAACGCATGGGTTTTGATGTACAGGAAGTGCAAGACAAATATCTCGCTGGCGATCACATGGGCGCGTTTGAAGCGGTGCCCGATGCATTAGCGGATGAAATTTCTCTCTCGGGCTCCATCGATCGCATCAAAGAACGCATTACCGATTGGAAAAAATCACAAGTCACTACCATCATGATCAGCCGCACCGACGATCCAAATGCCGATGTCAGCCGCATTCGTCAATTTGCGGAAATGGTGTTGTAA
- the tsaD gene encoding tRNA (adenosine(37)-N6)-threonylcarbamoyltransferase complex transferase subunit TsaD, producing MRVLGIETSCDETGVAVYDSEQGLLAEALHSQIAIHNEYGGVVPELASRDHVRKLQPMVEEVLAKANCTKQDIHGIAYTAGPGLLGALLVGATFGRTLAWAWGVPAVGVHHMEGHLLAPMLETPAPAFPFVALLVSGGHTQLVAVRGIGQYQLLGESLDDAAGEAFDKTAKLLDLDYPGGPQISKLAERGQPDRFVFPRPMTDRPGLDFSFSGLKTFALTTIRQHAQENGLPDAQTAADIAWAFQEAVVDTLVIKCRRAIEQTGMPRLVIAGGVSANRRLREKLQQALLGKAEVFYPRPAFCTDNGAMIAFAGCQRLLAGQSEPLTISAFPRWSLESLPAI from the coding sequence ATGCGTGTGCTGGGCATAGAAACTTCTTGTGATGAGACCGGCGTTGCTGTTTACGACAGCGAGCAGGGCTTGCTCGCGGAAGCTCTGCACAGCCAAATCGCCATCCACAATGAATACGGCGGCGTCGTGCCGGAACTCGCCTCGCGTGACCATGTGCGCAAGTTGCAGCCCATGGTGGAAGAAGTGTTGGCGAAGGCAAATTGCACCAAGCAGGATATCCATGGTATTGCCTACACCGCAGGCCCTGGCTTGCTGGGCGCGCTGTTAGTTGGTGCCACTTTTGGGCGCACGCTGGCGTGGGCTTGGGGTGTGCCAGCCGTGGGTGTGCATCACATGGAAGGGCATTTGCTGGCGCCGATGTTGGAAACACCGGCACCGGCTTTTCCTTTTGTCGCGCTGTTGGTTTCTGGTGGTCACACGCAGTTGGTGGCTGTGCGGGGTATCGGCCAGTACCAGTTGTTGGGCGAATCGCTGGATGATGCCGCTGGTGAAGCTTTCGATAAAACCGCCAAATTATTGGATTTGGATTACCCCGGTGGCCCGCAGATCAGCAAGTTGGCGGAACGCGGCCAACCGGATCGTTTTGTATTTCCGCGCCCGATGACCGATCGCCCTGGATTGGATTTCAGTTTCAGCGGCTTAAAAACTTTTGCGCTTACCACCATTCGTCAGCATGCACAGGAAAATGGTTTGCCGGATGCGCAAACCGCTGCTGATATTGCGTGGGCGTTTCAGGAGGCGGTGGTGGATACGCTGGTGATTAAATGTCGCCGCGCCATCGAGCAGACTGGTATGCCGCGTTTAGTGATTGCCGGCGGTGTGAGTGCCAATCGCCGTCTGCGTGAAAAATTGCAGCAGGCCTTGTTGGGCAAAGCTGAAGTGTTTTATCCGCGTCCGGCTTTTTGTACCGATAACGGTGCGATGATTGCGTTCGCCGGTTGTCAGCGTTTGCTGGCAGGGCAATCGGAGCCGTTAACCATCAGTGCATTTCCGCGTTGGTCGCTGGAATCACTCCCCGCTATTTGA
- the rplI gene encoding 50S ribosomal protein L9, with the protein MQVILLDKVGRLGGVGTQVNVKPGFARNFLFPFGKAIPATASNIADFATRRAELEAAAAAKLAEAQKRAEVLATVSITIAANAGDEGKLFGSIGTRDVAEALTKAGHATGKNEVRMPNGPLREVGEFEIDIQLHSDVMQAVKVVVIAE; encoded by the coding sequence ATGCAAGTTATTCTGCTGGATAAAGTGGGTCGCCTCGGTGGCGTAGGCACTCAAGTCAATGTGAAGCCTGGCTTCGCGCGCAACTTTCTGTTCCCGTTTGGCAAAGCGATTCCGGCCACAGCGAGCAACATCGCTGATTTCGCCACCCGTCGCGCTGAATTGGAAGCTGCTGCCGCTGCCAAACTCGCTGAAGCACAAAAACGCGCTGAAGTATTGGCGACAGTGAGCATCACCATCGCCGCTAACGCGGGTGATGAAGGCAAGCTGTTCGGCTCTATCGGTACGCGCGATGTTGCGGAAGCGTTGACCAAAGCCGGTCACGCGACAGGCAAAAACGAAGTGCGTATGCCTAACGGTCCTCTGCGTGAAGTGGGTGAGTTTGAAATCGACATCCAACTGCACAGCGATGTGATGCAAGCCGTGAAGGTTGTTGTTATTGCTGAGTGA
- the cysE gene encoding serine O-acetyltransferase has translation MTVALKSDALWQVLREEAQTIAASEPVLASYIHSTILHHRNLAEAISFHLARLLDSAAAPALLLREVCAEALEQNPEILQQICRDIVACYERDAACDHYLMPLLYFKGFQALQSYRIAHWLWRNDRRLLALHIQSRMSEVFAVDIHPAAVIGCGILMDHATGVVIGETAIVEDDVSMLHEVTLGGSGLARGCRRHPIIRRGVLLATGAKILGPIEIGAGAKIGGGSVVLTDIPAHTTAAGVPAKVVGAAKVTQPALEMDQALDEHDEENNGDK, from the coding sequence ATGACTGTTGCACTGAAATCGGATGCTTTGTGGCAAGTGCTGCGTGAAGAAGCGCAGACCATCGCGGCGAGCGAGCCGGTGTTGGCGAGCTATATTCACAGCACGATTTTGCATCATCGCAATTTGGCGGAAGCGATCAGCTTTCATTTGGCGCGTTTGCTGGATAGCGCGGCTGCGCCCGCGTTGTTGTTGCGCGAAGTGTGTGCCGAAGCGTTGGAGCAAAATCCAGAAATTTTGCAGCAAATTTGTCGCGACATTGTCGCGTGCTACGAGCGCGATGCCGCTTGTGATCACTATTTAATGCCGCTGCTGTATTTCAAAGGCTTTCAGGCGTTGCAGTCGTATCGTATCGCGCATTGGTTGTGGCGGAACGATCGACGCTTGTTGGCGCTGCACATCCAAAGCCGTATGAGCGAAGTGTTTGCGGTGGATATTCATCCGGCTGCGGTGATTGGTTGTGGCATTTTGATGGATCACGCCACTGGTGTTGTGATCGGCGAAACTGCCATCGTCGAAGACGATGTTTCTATGTTGCACGAAGTGACATTGGGCGGCAGCGGTTTGGCGCGCGGTTGCCGTCGTCATCCCATCATTCGTCGCGGCGTATTGCTAGCCACGGGTGCAAAAATATTGGGGCCGATTGAGATTGGTGCAGGCGCAAAAATTGGTGGAGGCAGTGTGGTGTTGACCGATATTCCTGCACACACCACGGCAGCGGGTGTGCCAGCTAAAGTAGTCGGCGCAGCCAAAGTGACGCAGCCAGCGTTAGAAATGGATCAGGCTTTAGACGAACACGACGAGGAAAATAACGGTGACAAATGA
- the rpsF gene encoding 30S ribosomal protein S6 produces MRHYEVVFLVHPDQSEQVPGMVDRYKSAIEATGGKIHRLEDWGRRQLAYPIDDIHKAHYILMNIECGQAALDELTTNFRYNDAVLRNMVMRRDEAVLDESLIMKAENEDRRRKAEQPARAPRAEAAQDDDAADDSDDAE; encoded by the coding sequence ATGAGACATTACGAAGTCGTATTTCTGGTTCATCCAGATCAATCCGAACAAGTCCCCGGCATGGTCGATCGCTACAAAAGCGCTATCGAAGCCACCGGCGGCAAAATCCATCGCTTAGAAGACTGGGGTCGCCGTCAACTGGCTTACCCGATCGACGACATTCATAAAGCGCATTACATCCTGATGAACATCGAGTGTGGCCAAGCAGCACTGGATGAACTGACCACCAACTTCCGCTACAACGATGCTGTGTTGCGCAACATGGTGATGCGCCGTGACGAAGCTGTGCTCGACGAATCGTTGATCATGAAAGCTGAAAACGAAGATCGCCGCCGCAAGGCTGAACAGCCTGCCCGCGCTCCACGCGCTGAAGCAGCACAAGATGACGACGCCGCTGACGACAGCGACGACGCTGAATAA